From one Bacteroides fragilis NCTC 9343 genomic stretch:
- a CDS encoding DMT family transporter, producing the protein MNWIILTIAGCFEVLFTFCMGKVKETTGTEMYLWFTGFLIATLISMLLLVKATHNLPIGTAYAVWTGIGAVGTVLVGILVFKEPAGFWRLFFIVMLIGSIIGLKMVSHG; encoded by the coding sequence ATGAACTGGATTATCCTAACGATTGCCGGATGCTTTGAAGTACTGTTCACTTTCTGCATGGGAAAAGTGAAAGAAACAACCGGAACAGAAATGTACTTATGGTTTACCGGATTCCTGATTGCAACCCTGATCAGCATGCTGTTACTGGTGAAAGCAACACACAATCTTCCCATCGGCACAGCCTATGCCGTATGGACGGGGATAGGTGCCGTGGGTACGGTACTTGTAGGTATTCTGGTATTCAAAGAACCTGCCGGCTTCTGGAGGCTCTTCTTTATAGTGATGTTAATCGGTTCGATTATCGGATTGAAGATGGTGTCGCACGGATAG
- a CDS encoding HAD family hydrolase, with amino-acid sequence MQQIKVIAFDADDTLWDNQVFYDKVESEFCHLLAGYGTAEEISSRLFAIEMENMDIYKYGAKPFTLSMVEAAVKISRNRVPAEVIGRIVEMGKELLEMPIRLLGGVTEALETLKDDYKLVVATKGDLLDQERKLQRSGISHYFDHTEIMTDKAPQDYQRLISSLDVAPQSFLMVGNSLKSDVLPVLSLGGHAIHVPAEAMWKHEVISGTEREYLMIHSLAELPAVLRG; translated from the coding sequence ATGCAGCAAATTAAAGTGATCGCATTCGATGCGGACGATACATTATGGGATAATCAGGTGTTTTACGACAAGGTTGAGAGTGAATTTTGCCATTTACTTGCCGGGTATGGAACGGCGGAAGAAATCTCGTCCCGCCTATTCGCCATAGAGATGGAGAATATGGATATCTATAAATACGGGGCTAAGCCGTTCACGCTCTCCATGGTGGAGGCTGCCGTGAAGATTAGCCGGAACCGGGTGCCTGCCGAAGTGATCGGACGCATCGTGGAGATGGGAAAAGAACTGTTGGAGATGCCTATCCGTCTGCTCGGCGGGGTGACGGAAGCGCTTGAGACACTGAAGGATGACTATAAACTGGTTGTAGCGACCAAGGGCGACCTGCTGGATCAGGAACGTAAACTGCAACGTTCGGGAATCTCCCATTATTTTGATCATACGGAGATCATGACCGACAAGGCACCGCAGGATTATCAGCGGCTGATCTCTTCACTGGACGTTGCTCCACAATCTTTTTTAATGGTGGGTAACTCGCTGAAATCGGACGTGCTTCCGGTATTGTCATTGGGTGGGCATGCCATTCATGTGCCGGCCGAAGCTATGTGGAAACACGAGGTGATCTCCGGGACGGAGCGAGAGTATTTGATGATTCATTCGTTGGCGGAATTGCCGGCAGTGCTGAGAGGATAA
- a CDS encoding fimbrillin family protein — protein MKKLMFAVIACAMGLSGCSSEDDCATNPEPAGDVTEIKLSAGIQGVATRTPVSTNDNITAPFVASATTGDYTTNAWSSTVTFVASPTPTAALSFSPARYYPVDNSPIYIRGYYPAGTLSGKTVTLAGDGTEDVMLTAQASGTKATAGALSFVFNHLLTQLQFKLVAGAGYPASGVNVTSLVIKQQKTPATLDLNTSSLTYTTKDLTLSGTFPILTAGSTINNYPMVKSGEALTVAVTTSDGVTYPESTISVTTEVGKSHLITLTFTPKEITSSISVTAWQTGGTGSSTLQ, from the coding sequence ATGAAAAAGTTAATGTTTGCTGTAATAGCTTGCGCGATGGGCCTTTCGGGCTGCTCTTCGGAGGATGACTGTGCTACCAATCCCGAACCTGCGGGAGATGTGACGGAAATCAAATTAAGTGCCGGTATCCAAGGAGTGGCAACCCGCACCCCGGTATCGACCAATGACAATATAACGGCTCCGTTTGTGGCCTCCGCCACCACCGGAGACTATACGACGAATGCATGGAGTTCCACCGTGACGTTTGTGGCATCGCCCACACCGACAGCCGCACTCTCTTTCAGCCCGGCACGGTATTATCCGGTGGATAATTCTCCCATCTATATCAGAGGTTACTACCCGGCAGGGACACTTTCCGGCAAAACAGTTACGCTGGCTGGCGATGGGACAGAAGACGTGATGCTCACCGCTCAAGCCTCAGGGACGAAAGCGACTGCAGGAGCACTGTCGTTTGTCTTCAACCATCTGCTGACGCAATTGCAATTCAAACTTGTGGCCGGTGCAGGATATCCGGCATCGGGTGTCAACGTGACCAGTCTTGTCATCAAGCAACAAAAGACACCTGCCACACTGGACCTGAATACATCCAGCCTGACGTATACCACCAAAGACCTTACCCTTTCGGGTACATTCCCCATCCTAACGGCCGGAAGTACAATCAACAACTATCCGATGGTGAAAAGCGGCGAAGCCCTCACGGTGGCAGTCACCACAAGTGACGGAGTGACTTATCCCGAATCTACCATCTCGGTCACTACCGAAGTCGGAAAATCACATTTAATCACCCTTACCTTTACGCCGAAGGAAATCACGTCCTCTATCAGTGTGACAGCCTGGCAGACAGGAGGAACCGGATCGTCCACATTACAATAA
- a CDS encoding fimbrillin family protein, producing MKRTILILLGWMLLSQGCSYGVGDDCLPPEEPVPIRMAIAEGKLSTRAPVTTIDASNLSNVGIYAVSEGSIAGQYPWTSTPFALNLVPSGISGSQLSFNPKLYYPLGGKRVIFYSYYPRTTATSGSNYITAPGNGVAPAYHFTLTGTEDIMYAAGTPTGSTSTMPVSLTFNHVLTQLQLNTSLLGALSSIKLLGVYNKGMLDIGNGNVTYDSSTTDITLTVPLLGSVTNTVMVPAGVASYKVEVVLLLSLLKRTYLVKPTSGNFQPGVIYTISL from the coding sequence ATGAAACGGACTATCCTCATCTTATTGGGCTGGATGCTGCTCTCGCAAGGATGCAGCTATGGTGTGGGCGACGACTGCCTCCCACCCGAAGAACCTGTACCCATACGGATGGCGATTGCAGAAGGAAAACTCTCCACGCGGGCACCTGTCACAACGATCGATGCAAGCAATCTGTCGAATGTCGGCATTTACGCAGTCAGCGAAGGGAGCATAGCCGGGCAATATCCCTGGACATCCACTCCTTTCGCCCTGAATCTGGTACCGAGCGGCATCAGCGGCAGCCAGCTCTCTTTCAACCCCAAACTCTATTATCCATTGGGAGGGAAACGGGTCATTTTCTACAGTTATTATCCGCGCACGACAGCCACAAGCGGCAGCAATTACATCACGGCTCCGGGCAACGGTGTCGCCCCTGCCTATCATTTCACGCTGACGGGAACAGAAGACATCATGTATGCCGCAGGCACTCCCACAGGAAGTACCAGCACCATGCCCGTCAGCCTGACATTCAACCATGTGTTGACCCAACTCCAACTGAACACTTCTCTATTGGGCGCACTGTCCAGCATCAAGCTGCTGGGTGTGTACAATAAAGGTATGCTCGACATCGGCAACGGAAATGTCACCTACGACAGTTCCACGACGGATATCACATTGACCGTTCCCCTTCTAGGTTCGGTTACCAATACCGTAATGGTTCCTGCCGGAGTAGCAAGTTATAAGGTAGAAGTCGTTCTGCTGCTTTCGCTGTTGAAAAGGACATATCTGGTGAAACCCACTTCGGGTAATTTCCAACCGGGGGTAATTTATACGATCAGTCTCTGA
- a CDS encoding histidine kinase: MAKKHRKESLDALFREKVLLEMLKIAGVGMWTYSTETGRLRYIGFADTIHRHDELQYVDPADYLKLMNGEDLQTVTQFMADIHAGRPPQEGIRYKIHGNGEDFYLENHVVTCQPLGNGFYYLKGYVKNITAQVMEANRLCIEKERTEQADRLRSAFFAHVSRELRGPLNRIEELASQMVHAESVEEREECFHRIQENRRMAMKIADALHAVSQLPVSTYEPYHSPMQLCLIYRDLLMENGYSHNPEDGEQEENANFLSLLFS, translated from the coding sequence ATGGCTAAAAAACATCGTAAAGAGAGCCTTGATGCCCTTTTCAGGGAAAAGGTATTGCTGGAAATGCTGAAAATAGCAGGAGTTGGTATGTGGACATACAGTACCGAAACGGGAAGATTACGTTACATTGGATTCGCCGATACCATCCATCGGCACGACGAATTGCAGTATGTCGATCCAGCGGATTATCTGAAATTGATGAACGGTGAAGATCTGCAGACCGTCACTCAATTTATGGCCGACATTCATGCCGGGCGTCCTCCCCAGGAAGGAATCCGTTATAAGATTCATGGCAACGGAGAGGACTTTTATCTTGAAAATCATGTTGTGACCTGCCAACCGCTGGGCAATGGATTCTATTATCTGAAAGGATACGTCAAGAATATAACCGCACAGGTGATGGAAGCCAACCGTCTGTGTATAGAGAAGGAGCGCACCGAACAGGCGGACCGGTTGCGCTCAGCCTTTTTTGCCCACGTCAGCAGGGAGCTGCGGGGACCTCTCAACCGAATAGAAGAACTTGCGTCGCAGATGGTACATGCCGAAAGTGTAGAGGAGCGGGAAGAGTGTTTCCACCGGATACAGGAGAACAGGCGGATGGCAATGAAAATAGCAGATGCCCTGCATGCGGTGTCGCAACTTCCGGTCAGCACATACGAGCCTTACCACTCACCCATGCAGCTCTGCCTGATATACCGTGACTTGTTGATGGAGAACGGCTACAGCCATAATCCGGAAGACGGAGAGCAGGAGGAGAATGCAAACTTCCTGTCGTTACTCTTTTCCTGA
- a CDS encoding efflux RND transporter periplasmic adaptor subunit has product MKKISDILRKKQVLYPLIALAGFVLGWLLFSPSSSPESAGGTHAEAHNHDMHGTSHDLVQDESGVWTCSMHPQIRQDKPGKCPICGMDLIPLKKNVISGGDAVSDPDAIRLSDEAMALADVQTTRVSRSNPVKQVRLYGKIIPDERSLQSQTAYVGGRIERLDIEFTGETVRAGQTLATLYSPELFTAQQELLEAVRMQQPALVQAAREKLRLWNLTDAQIDAIQYSGQASPMVEIKSNTNGIVIAKRVNRGDYVSQGSILFDIANLSRVWAMFDAFEVDLPFLAKGDQVEFTLSAFPGKTYSGRISFIDPILNATTRTARVRVDVANPTLEMKPEMYATAQVAAPLKGYKDRIVVPQTAVLWTGKRAVVYVRLPDTDTPTFRMREVTLGPALGGAYVVLDGLSDGEEIVTNGVFSIDASAQLEGKRSMMNEDAPGTAPMTGHQGHSMSGMSGSHAVSQESEHVPFAVRGSCDMCKERIETAAKGVSGVRSAHWDREKQMIHLQLDPSETSADAVAKAIAAAGHDTDKYKAVKAVYDALPGCCKYRDE; this is encoded by the coding sequence ATGAAAAAGATATCAGATATTCTTCGTAAGAAGCAAGTACTTTATCCCCTGATTGCCCTTGCCGGCTTTGTGCTGGGATGGCTTTTGTTCAGCCCTTCATCTTCTCCGGAGTCTGCCGGGGGAACACATGCTGAAGCTCATAACCATGATATGCATGGAACGTCTCATGATCTGGTGCAGGACGAATCCGGTGTCTGGACCTGCTCCATGCATCCGCAGATTCGTCAGGACAAACCCGGCAAATGCCCTATCTGCGGTATGGACCTGATCCCTCTTAAGAAGAACGTTATTTCTGGAGGTGATGCTGTTTCCGATCCCGATGCCATCCGGCTCTCTGATGAGGCCATGGCTCTCGCCGATGTTCAGACTACCCGTGTCAGTCGCAGTAACCCCGTGAAGCAAGTCCGGCTGTACGGTAAGATTATTCCGGACGAACGTAGTTTGCAGTCGCAGACAGCTTATGTAGGCGGACGTATTGAACGGCTTGACATCGAGTTCACCGGCGAGACCGTACGTGCCGGGCAGACACTTGCTACTCTTTATTCGCCTGAACTTTTCACCGCCCAGCAGGAATTGCTCGAAGCGGTCCGTATGCAGCAACCCGCTCTTGTGCAGGCTGCCCGCGAGAAACTCCGCCTTTGGAACTTGACGGATGCCCAGATCGACGCTATCCAATATTCCGGCCAGGCGTCTCCTATGGTAGAGATTAAATCCAACACGAATGGGATCGTCATTGCCAAGCGGGTTAACCGGGGCGACTATGTTTCACAGGGGAGCATTCTTTTCGATATTGCCAACCTCTCCCGTGTGTGGGCCATGTTCGACGCTTTTGAGGTGGATTTACCTTTTCTTGCCAAAGGCGACCAGGTGGAGTTTACTCTTTCTGCCTTTCCCGGAAAGACGTATTCCGGGCGTATTTCATTCATCGATCCCATTCTTAATGCCACTACGCGCACGGCCCGGGTCCGCGTGGATGTAGCCAATCCCACTCTGGAGATGAAGCCCGAAATGTATGCTACTGCCCAGGTTGCTGCTCCTCTAAAGGGGTATAAAGACCGGATTGTTGTTCCGCAAACGGCTGTCCTCTGGACCGGCAAGCGTGCTGTGGTCTATGTGCGCCTGCCCGATACGGATACTCCCACCTTCCGGATGCGTGAAGTCACCCTTGGCCCCGCTCTTGGCGGAGCCTATGTGGTTCTCGACGGACTTTCCGATGGTGAGGAGATTGTGACCAACGGAGTCTTCTCCATCGATGCCAGTGCGCAACTCGAAGGCAAACGCTCAATGATGAACGAAGATGCTCCGGGAACTGCTCCCATGACCGGACACCAAGGACACAGCATGTCCGGTATGTCTGGCAGTCATGCTGTCTCTCAGGAAAGTGAACACGTACCGTTTGCCGTCCGTGGTTCTTGCGATATGTGCAAGGAACGCATCGAAACAGCCGCTAAAGGTGTCTCCGGTGTCCGGTCCGCTCATTGGGACCGGGAGAAACAAATGATCCACCTGCAACTCGACCCGTCAGAAACATCGGCCGACGCCGTTGCCAAAGCCATTGCCGCAGCGGGTCATGATACGGATAAGTACAAGGCTGTCAAAGCAGTTTACGATGCTCTGCCCGGCTGCTGCAAATATCGGGATGAGTAA
- a CDS encoding TolC family protein, translated as MINKKHISLLTLAIFLSLSHFAVSASAQPSVVEVPSVSVQPSVDSLSHYLEQAARSNPQVNADFMLYKASLEKIPQAGAFADPELEIGFFVKPMETLMGKQIADFTLMQMFPWFGTRKAARSEASEMARMAYEQFRDTRNNLWYEVKAQWYQLSSLNEQYHITEANIRLLYQLEQLALNRFSASSAQAAPSSTSVTSVASMPSALSSGSGMSGMGGMGSPAPAGTPGVSAGSSSGRGMSGMGGGSMGNVAVGGMSDVLRIQMERAGLEDNLASLLSARLTVQARFNALLNRPSDASVCVPDSLTQRFYRIDGQLLLDSIFTRNPMLAMLEAEGEAYRAKAKMDRRMSYPMIGIGLQYSVVNKVADPMGMPDMNGKDMVMPMVKVSLPLFRRKYNARQRESHNYRMASELKRDNVQNQLQAEYINVRQQLDDAARKVSLYERQYALSLSTWQLMVREFTAGRQSLTDVIQVERQMLDYKLKKSEAVAAYNTTVAAIEKLIAD; from the coding sequence ATGATAAACAAGAAACATATATCTTTACTCACCTTGGCGATATTCCTTTCGCTGAGTCATTTTGCCGTTTCGGCTTCGGCGCAGCCATCCGTTGTGGAGGTGCCTTCTGTTTCGGTGCAACCCTCTGTCGACAGCTTGTCCCACTATCTGGAACAGGCGGCACGCAGTAATCCGCAAGTCAATGCCGACTTCATGCTCTATAAAGCCTCTTTGGAGAAGATCCCTCAGGCCGGTGCTTTTGCCGATCCCGAATTGGAAATCGGTTTTTTCGTTAAACCTATGGAGACGCTGATGGGAAAGCAGATAGCCGACTTTACGTTGATGCAGATGTTTCCTTGGTTCGGCACTCGCAAGGCCGCCCGCAGTGAAGCTTCTGAGATGGCACGTATGGCTTACGAACAATTTCGTGATACACGTAATAATCTCTGGTACGAGGTTAAGGCCCAGTGGTATCAGCTTAGTAGCCTCAACGAGCAATATCACATTACGGAAGCTAATATCCGTCTTCTTTATCAACTCGAGCAGTTGGCACTGAACCGCTTTTCCGCTTCGTCGGCACAGGCAGCTCCCTCGTCGACTTCTGTAACGTCAGTTGCTTCGATGCCATCTGCACTTTCTTCGGGAAGTGGCATGTCCGGTATGGGAGGAATGGGCAGCCCGGCGCCTGCGGGGACTCCAGGTGTTTCTGCCGGCAGCTCTTCCGGTAGAGGCATGTCCGGCATGGGAGGCGGATCAATGGGAAACGTTGCTGTTGGTGGTATGTCCGATGTTCTCCGCATTCAAATGGAGCGTGCCGGATTGGAGGATAACCTTGCCAGTTTGCTTTCTGCCCGGCTGACCGTTCAAGCCCGGTTTAACGCCCTGCTCAACCGTCCGTCCGATGCTTCTGTCTGTGTACCCGATTCTCTGACACAACGCTTCTACCGGATAGACGGACAGCTCCTGCTCGACAGCATCTTCACCCGTAATCCCATGCTTGCCATGCTCGAGGCGGAGGGAGAAGCCTATCGTGCCAAGGCAAAGATGGACCGTCGCATGAGTTATCCTATGATCGGTATCGGTCTTCAATACTCTGTGGTCAATAAAGTGGCCGATCCGATGGGAATGCCCGATATGAACGGCAAGGACATGGTGATGCCGATGGTCAAGGTAAGTCTTCCGTTGTTCCGCCGGAAATACAATGCCCGGCAGCGGGAGAGCCATAACTACCGGATGGCAAGCGAACTGAAACGTGACAATGTACAGAACCAGTTGCAGGCTGAATACATTAACGTTCGCCAGCAGCTCGACGATGCCGCCCGTAAGGTGTCACTTTACGAACGGCAGTATGCCCTCTCTCTTTCTACCTGGCAGTTGATGGTGCGTGAATTTACCGCCGGGCGTCAATCGCTGACCGATGTGATTCAGGTGGAGCGCCAGATGCTCGATTATAAACTGAAAAAGAGTGAGGCCGTAGCCGCTTATAATACTACGGTGGCAGCCATAGAAAAGCTGATAGCCGACTGA
- a CDS encoding efflux RND transporter permease subunit: MINKIIRYFLENRVITILLLTLVVVWGISTAPFNWHGGIVPRNPIPVDAIPDIGDNQQIVATEWMGRSPKDIQDQITYPLTTSLLGIPGVKTIRSSSMFGMSFIYIIFEDDIEFYWSRSRILEKLNSLPPGTLPENVQPTLGPDATALGQIYWYTLEGRDPKTGKPAGGWNAEELRTIQDFYVKYSLSAAEGVSEVASAGGFIKEYQIELNPDAMYSFNVSVMDVMNAVKKSNLDIGAETMEVNKVEYLIRGLGYVKNVADIENTVVTVREGVPVRISDIAFVNIGPGTRRGGLDKEGVEAVGGVVIARYGSNPLEVINNVKEKIHEMDAGMPQKTLADGTVSKVTVVPFYDRTGLIKETIGTLETSLSHEILICIIVIIVLVLNLRASVVIASMLPIAVLATFILMRYTGIEANIVALSGIAIAIGVMVDVGVVFVESIIRYMEMPENKGITRGKPFVGLIYKAVSEVSGAIATAMITTIVSFLPVFAMQAQEGKMFSPLAYTKTYALASAFVLGLILLPTLAYILFSVRIDSRLIRRVMNCVLIAAGIVLFAVYDSVPALGLTAVGINNLLAYRWKNPKTGNYVNIGIALLVAVFYLSEEWLPMGPQRGLSVNVLFVAGCVAIILALLWILVIFYERILRWCLANRWKFMMIPAATVVCGFLIWRSIGQEFMPSLNEGSFLLMPTSMPHTGIEQNLDYVEKLDKRLAAIPEVETAIGKWGRVNSALDPAPVQMFENTINYRPEYIIGEDGKRARFRVNYDGAFLLKGGGTYNPANGFRLIPADSLVPDSRGDYFRQWRPEIKNANDIWQQIVNVTHLPGLTSAPKLQPIEARLVMLSTGMRAPMGVKVYGPTLEDIEQGGKAIEQALKSVPSVIPSSVFYDRAVGAPYLEIKLNRESMARYGVAVGDLQEVLSAAVGGMALTRTVEGRERFPIRLRYARELRDSPEALSMLLVPTATGIQVPLKELADIEYSRGAQMIQSENTFLVGYVIFDKLSGRAEVDVVKEASNLLEAKVKSGELVLPKGVSYKFAGNYEQQQRATDRLMIVVPLALLIVLLVLYFQFRTVTASLIHFSGVFVAFAGGFILLWLYGQPWFMNFSIAGENMRDLFQMHPINLSVAVWVGFIALFGVATDDGVLMGTYIHHVFLERDPRTKYDIREAVVEAGLKRVRPAAMTTATTLIALLPVLTSTGKGADIMVPMAIPTFGGMLIQSMTMFVVPVLQCWWRETVERRREKKNGSEVSEPVTGSPGI; this comes from the coding sequence ATGATTAATAAAATAATTCGTTATTTCCTTGAAAATAGGGTGATAACTATTCTTCTGCTGACACTTGTCGTGGTTTGGGGAATTTCTACTGCGCCCTTTAACTGGCATGGGGGGATTGTGCCGCGAAACCCGATTCCTGTGGATGCTATCCCCGATATCGGTGACAACCAGCAGATTGTGGCTACGGAATGGATGGGACGTTCGCCTAAGGACATCCAAGATCAAATTACCTATCCGCTGACCACTTCATTGTTGGGTATACCGGGGGTGAAGACCATCCGCAGTTCGTCTATGTTCGGTATGTCGTTTATCTACATTATTTTTGAGGATGATATTGAGTTCTATTGGAGTCGTTCGCGCATTTTAGAGAAACTCAACTCGTTGCCTCCGGGCACTTTGCCCGAAAATGTGCAGCCTACGCTGGGGCCGGATGCTACAGCATTGGGACAAATCTATTGGTATACGCTGGAAGGGCGTGATCCTAAAACCGGGAAACCTGCCGGCGGCTGGAACGCTGAGGAATTGCGTACTATTCAGGACTTTTATGTCAAGTACTCTTTGTCTGCTGCCGAAGGTGTGTCCGAAGTAGCTTCAGCAGGAGGTTTTATCAAGGAGTATCAGATCGAGTTGAATCCGGATGCAATGTACTCGTTCAATGTGTCGGTGATGGATGTGATGAATGCTGTGAAGAAGAGTAACCTTGATATTGGTGCCGAAACAATGGAGGTGAATAAAGTGGAATACTTGATTCGTGGTCTTGGGTATGTGAAAAATGTGGCAGATATAGAGAATACGGTTGTTACCGTCCGTGAAGGGGTACCTGTACGTATTTCCGATATTGCCTTTGTGAATATCGGGCCGGGGACGAGACGTGGCGGCTTGGACAAGGAAGGAGTAGAGGCTGTGGGGGGCGTGGTGATTGCCCGTTATGGCTCCAATCCTCTGGAAGTAATTAATAATGTGAAAGAAAAGATACATGAGATGGATGCCGGAATGCCGCAGAAAACATTGGCTGACGGGACGGTGTCGAAAGTGACTGTCGTCCCTTTCTACGACCGGACGGGATTGATAAAGGAGACCATCGGTACATTGGAGACGAGCCTTTCGCACGAGATATTGATCTGTATTATTGTCATCATTGTGTTGGTACTTAACTTGCGGGCATCGGTTGTAATAGCAAGTATGCTGCCTATTGCCGTATTGGCTACATTTATACTGATGCGATATACCGGTATCGAAGCAAATATCGTGGCGCTGTCCGGTATCGCGATTGCCATCGGGGTGATGGTAGATGTGGGTGTGGTATTTGTCGAGAGTATTATCCGGTACATGGAGATGCCGGAGAATAAGGGTATCACGCGGGGTAAACCATTTGTCGGACTGATCTATAAAGCTGTAAGCGAGGTGTCGGGAGCTATTGCTACGGCAATGATTACGACTATTGTCAGTTTCTTACCCGTATTTGCCATGCAGGCGCAAGAGGGGAAAATGTTCTCTCCACTGGCATATACAAAAACTTATGCATTGGCATCAGCTTTTGTGTTGGGATTAATTTTGCTGCCTACATTGGCTTATATCCTTTTTTCGGTGCGGATTGACTCGAGGTTGATCCGGCGCGTAATGAACTGTGTGCTTATAGCAGCGGGTATTGTTTTGTTCGCCGTATACGATAGTGTCCCTGCATTGGGACTGACGGCGGTTGGAATCAATAACTTGCTTGCATATCGTTGGAAGAATCCTAAGACAGGCAATTATGTTAATATCGGTATTGCCCTGTTGGTAGCTGTTTTCTATCTGTCCGAAGAGTGGCTGCCGATGGGACCGCAACGGGGACTGTCGGTAAATGTGCTGTTTGTAGCCGGTTGCGTTGCCATCATTCTGGCTTTACTTTGGATACTGGTCATTTTCTACGAGCGTATTTTGCGTTGGTGTCTGGCCAATCGTTGGAAGTTTATGATGATTCCTGCAGCAACCGTCGTTTGTGGTTTCCTCATCTGGCGGAGTATCGGGCAGGAATTTATGCCCAGCCTGAACGAAGGCTCTTTTCTATTGATGCCTACCAGTATGCCTCATACGGGTATTGAACAGAATCTAGATTATGTGGAGAAACTCGATAAGCGGCTGGCGGCCATTCCAGAAGTAGAAACTGCCATCGGTAAGTGGGGACGTGTAAATTCCGCTCTCGATCCGGCACCGGTCCAGATGTTTGAGAATACCATTAATTATCGTCCCGAATATATCATCGGAGAAGACGGAAAGCGTGCCCGTTTCCGTGTGAATTATGATGGTGCATTCCTGCTGAAAGGTGGAGGTACATATAATCCTGCCAATGGTTTCCGGCTTATCCCTGCCGATAGTCTGGTGCCTGATTCGCGTGGCGACTATTTCCGCCAGTGGCGTCCGGAGATTAAGAATGCAAATGATATCTGGCAACAGATTGTCAATGTTACCCATTTGCCGGGACTGACCTCTGCACCGAAACTGCAACCTATTGAGGCACGGCTCGTAATGCTTTCAACCGGTATGCGTGCACCGATGGGGGTGAAGGTATACGGTCCCACACTGGAGGATATAGAGCAGGGAGGTAAGGCGATTGAGCAGGCATTAAAGTCTGTACCGTCTGTCATTCCCTCGTCTGTGTTCTACGACCGGGCGGTAGGTGCTCCGTATCTTGAAATAAAGCTGAATCGTGAGTCAATGGCACGTTATGGCGTGGCGGTGGGCGATCTGCAGGAAGTGCTCAGTGCTGCTGTTGGTGGCATGGCGTTGACCCGTACTGTAGAGGGGCGCGAGCGCTTCCCCATCCGGTTACGTTATGCACGTGAGTTGCGTGATAGTCCGGAGGCTCTTTCCATGCTACTTGTACCTACTGCTACCGGAATACAGGTACCTCTTAAAGAGTTGGCGGACATCGAATATTCCCGTGGTGCACAAATGATCCAGAGTGAGAACACTTTCCTGGTAGGTTATGTCATCTTCGATAAACTTTCAGGCCGTGCCGAAGTGGATGTGGTGAAGGAGGCGAGTAATCTGCTCGAGGCTAAAGTAAAAAGCGGTGAACTGGTTCTCCCCAAAGGTGTTTCTTATAAGTTTGCCGGTAATTATGAACAACAGCAACGTGCTACGGACCGGTTGATGATTGTTGTTCCGTTGGCTTTGCTCATTGTCCTGCTAGTACTCTATTTCCAGTTTCGTACGGTGACGGCCTCGCTGATTCATTTTTCGGGTGTATTCGTAGCTTTCGCTGGCGGTTTTATTCTCTTGTGGCTCTATGGGCAACCGTGGTTTATGAATTTCAGCATTGCGGGTGAAAACATGCGTGACCTCTTCCAGATGCATCCCATCAACCTGAGTGTAGCGGTCTGGGTAGGGTTCATTGCTCTCTTCGGTGTGGCCACGGATGATGGAGTATTGATGGGAACGTATATTCACCATGTTTTTCTGGAACGCGATCCCCGTACGAAATATGACATCCGTGAGGCGGTAGTAGAAGCCGGGCTGAAGCGTGTCCGCCCTGCTGCAATGACAACGGCGACAACACTCATCGCTCTGCTTCCCGTACTTACATCTACCGGAAAGGGAGCGGATATCATGGTACCGATGGCTATACCCACGTTTGGAGGAATGCTGATACAATCAATGACCATGTTTGTCGTCCCGGTATTACAATGCTGGTGGCGTGAGACTGTGGAGAGGAGACGTGAGAAGAAAAACGGAAGTGAAGTTTCTGAGCCGGTTACAGGCTCTCCCGGTATCTGA
- a CDS encoding HYC_CC_PP family protein — MKKFILITLTLLYAVVSSGITINFHYCMGRLADVEWGSASVCASCGEKKMTSHCCKDEAHYVKLAVDQDVNHVPVTNLLPAVTELLPVMYSAFIPLEAESLRRSVASFNFPPWQTDIPLFVHHCTYLI, encoded by the coding sequence ATGAAGAAGTTTATATTAATCACCTTGACGTTGCTTTATGCCGTTGTTTCATCAGGCATAACGATTAATTTCCATTACTGCATGGGCCGTCTGGCGGATGTAGAGTGGGGAAGTGCGTCCGTTTGTGCATCGTGTGGAGAGAAGAAGATGACCTCACATTGTTGTAAGGACGAGGCGCATTACGTCAAACTGGCGGTAGATCAGGATGTGAACCACGTACCGGTAACTAATCTATTACCGGCAGTGACAGAACTGTTACCTGTGATGTATAGTGCTTTTATACCATTGGAGGCAGAAAGTCTGCGTCGAAGTGTTGCTTCTTTCAATTTCCCACCTTGGCAAACAGATATTCCGCTGTTTGTTCATCATTGTACTTATCTGATTTAG